A single window of Salminus brasiliensis chromosome 18, fSalBra1.hap2, whole genome shotgun sequence DNA harbors:
- the prr7 gene encoding proline-rich protein 7 gives MVMSQGTYTFLACFAGFWLVWALIVMVCCFCSFVQRKLKRRREQRLREQCLRALEMEPLECAAAGYPARETPQFCPPLQMMSPQVPLTHAIPQANWTAPQVPAVPLDNDICGKPPCYEEAVLMEDPPPPYSEVLADPRGGTYTKPAPRSSREHQESETRKMAPPVTVFPERGYSSLIRLPSSARRWDSLGHLLSTMDLNHNNLPAEPQASAIATMPREGRTHTDLGLRSLRGLDHNYGLPTAFPLLGRSTAV, from the exons ATGGTGATGTCTCAGGGCACCTACACTTTCCTGGCGTGCTTCGCTGGATTCTGGCTGGTCTGGGCTCTCATTGTAATGGTTTGCTGCTTCTGCAGCTTTGTGCAGCGTAAACTGAAGCGCCGGCGTGAGCAGAGGTTGCGGGAGCAGTGTCTGCGGGCCCTGGAGATGGAACCCCTGGAGTGTGCGGCTGCAGGGTACCCTGCCAGAGAGACCCCTCAGTTTTGTCCGCCTCTTCAAATGATGTCTCCGCAAGTGCCGCTCACCCACGCCATTCCCCAGGCGAACTGGACTGCTCCGCAAG TTCCTGCTGTCCCGCTTGACAATGACATCTGCGGGAAACCCCCTTGCTACGAGGAAGCGGTGTTGATGGAGGATCCTCCGCCTCCTTACAGCGAAGTTCTGGCAGATCCCAGAGGAGGAACCTACACTAAACCTGCGCCACGTTCCTCCAGGGAGCACCAGGAGTCAGAAACCAGAAAGATGGCGCCACCTGTGACAGTGTTCCCGGAACGTGGTTACTCCTCGCTCATCCGCCTGCCCTCCTCTGCCAGGCGCTGGGACTCGCTGGGACACCTGCTGTCCACCATGGACCTCAACCACAACAACCTGCCCGCAGAGCCCCAGGCCTCGGCCATCGCCACCATGCCTCGCGAGGGCCGGACTCACACGGACCTGGGCCTGCGGAGCCTCAGGGGCTTGGATCACAACTATGGACTGCCCACAGCCTTCCCCCTTCTTGGACGGAGTACGGCGGTGTGA